From one Catenuloplanes nepalensis genomic stretch:
- a CDS encoding AMP-binding protein — translation MRLSGTDRRSVPTQAAGSAATGLSDADAVTLPHPGAALIDPIAGRELSGSALIAAVDAAADRYAELPAGPVFALTRTDVDSVVRYLGAVQARRPVALIDAGLSPEMLGDLIDRYRPGVITGVAGRTQDRLTPYDVRECAVLGPLWAGPDGAETHPDLALLLATSGSTGNPRLVRLSRHALFRNVASVVAALGIDATETTVTSLPLFYTYGLMVLNTHLAAGGTVLLDPRGLLDAGFWRTAADRRITSLATVPYQCEMLRRIGFDPQTVPTLRTLTQAGGRLRSDLVVDFSARMRTAGGELIVMYGQTEAGRMAVLPPGFLPDAAESAGAAIPGGAFLVDSPDADGTGEIVYTGPNVMMGYADSAADLVRGDDLAGVLPTGDVGRVDERGLLFLSGRIKRFSKVFGVRLNLDDVERMLTGRGPLAAVSGDDRIVIYAEAADDDLRTVIRHDLVKRTGLHSTGFDIRAIDALPLLPNGKIDYQSLSGMER, via the coding sequence ATGAGGCTCTCCGGCACCGATCGGCGCAGCGTGCCGACCCAGGCGGCCGGGTCGGCCGCGACCGGGCTCTCCGACGCGGACGCGGTCACGCTGCCGCACCCGGGCGCCGCGCTGATCGACCCGATCGCCGGACGCGAGCTGAGCGGATCCGCGCTGATCGCGGCCGTGGACGCGGCCGCCGACCGGTACGCGGAGCTGCCCGCCGGGCCGGTGTTCGCGCTGACCCGCACGGACGTCGACTCGGTGGTCCGCTACCTGGGCGCGGTGCAGGCCCGCCGGCCGGTCGCGCTGATCGACGCGGGGCTGTCCCCGGAGATGCTCGGCGACCTGATCGACCGCTACCGGCCCGGCGTCATCACCGGTGTCGCCGGCCGGACGCAGGATCGGCTCACCCCGTACGACGTGCGGGAATGTGCGGTCCTGGGCCCGCTGTGGGCGGGGCCCGACGGCGCCGAGACGCACCCGGACCTGGCGCTGCTGCTGGCCACGTCCGGCTCGACCGGGAACCCTCGGCTGGTGCGGCTGTCCCGGCACGCGCTGTTCCGGAACGTGGCCTCGGTGGTCGCGGCGCTCGGCATCGACGCGACCGAGACCACGGTCACCAGCCTGCCGCTGTTCTACACGTACGGGCTGATGGTCCTGAACACGCACCTCGCGGCCGGCGGGACCGTGCTGCTCGACCCGCGCGGGCTGCTCGACGCCGGGTTCTGGCGCACCGCCGCGGACCGGCGGATCACCTCGCTGGCCACGGTGCCGTACCAGTGCGAGATGCTCCGCCGGATCGGCTTCGACCCGCAGACCGTGCCGACGCTGCGCACGCTCACCCAGGCCGGCGGCCGGCTGCGCAGCGATCTGGTGGTCGACTTCAGCGCCCGCATGCGTACCGCCGGCGGGGAACTGATCGTCATGTACGGCCAGACCGAGGCCGGCCGGATGGCCGTGCTCCCGCCGGGATTCCTGCCGGACGCGGCCGAGTCGGCCGGCGCCGCGATCCCGGGCGGCGCGTTCCTGGTCGACTCGCCGGACGCGGACGGCACCGGCGAGATCGTCTACACCGGGCCGAACGTGATGATGGGGTACGCGGACTCCGCCGCCGACCTGGTGCGCGGCGACGACCTGGCCGGCGTGCTGCCGACCGGTGACGTCGGCCGGGTGGACGAGCGCGGCCTGCTGTTCCTCAGCGGCCGGATCAAGCGGTTCAGCAAGGTCTTCGGCGTCCGGCTCAACCTGGACGACGTGGAGCGGATGCTGACCGGGCGCGGCCCGCTCGCCGCGGTCAGCGGCGACGACCGGATCGTGATCTACGCGGAGGCGGCCGACGACGACCTGCGCACGGTCATCCGCCACGACCTGGTCAAGCGGACCGGCCTGCACTCCACCGGCTTCGACATCCGCGCGATCGACGCGCTCCCGCTGCTGCCCAACGGCAAGATCGACTATCAGTCGCTGAGCGGTATGGAGCGGTAA
- a CDS encoding acyl-CoA mutase large subunit family protein, with protein MRDRSAESGFPIKPVYDEADLPSGLPERLGAPGTWPYTRGVYPTMYTTRPWTMRQYAGFGTATESNARYHALLAAGTMGLSVAFDLPTQMGYDSDEPIAHGEVGKVGVAIDSIDDMRLLFHGIPLDRVSTSMTINAPGSVLLLLYQLVAEENGIPGSMLNGTIQNDILKEYIARGTYIFPPKPSLRLVADTFAYCRKETPKWNTISISGYHMAEAGATPVQEVAFTLANGVEYVRAAIAAGLAVDDFAPRLSFFFVARTTLLEEVAKFRAARKLWAALMRDEFGATDPKSLMLRFHTQTAGVQLTAQQPEVNLVRVAVQALGAVLGGTQSLHTNSYDEAIALPTEKAARLALRTQQVLAYETDLTATVDPFAGSYVVEAMTDEIERGARELIDRVFAFGSSVAAIEAGFQKREIESSAYRTAQEIDAGDRVVVGVNRFATDTDEPYEPLRVDPSIEAAQAARLERLRADRDGDAVTSALSSLRDAAAGTVSVLYPMREALRARATVGEVCHALRDVWGTYRPSETF; from the coding sequence ATGAGGGATCGTTCAGCGGAGTCGGGTTTTCCGATCAAGCCGGTCTACGACGAGGCCGATCTCCCGTCCGGGCTGCCCGAGCGGCTCGGTGCCCCGGGCACCTGGCCGTACACCCGCGGGGTCTACCCGACGATGTACACGACCCGCCCCTGGACCATGCGGCAGTACGCCGGCTTCGGCACCGCGACCGAGTCCAACGCCCGCTACCACGCACTTCTGGCGGCCGGGACGATGGGCCTGTCCGTCGCGTTCGACCTGCCCACGCAGATGGGGTACGACTCGGACGAGCCGATCGCGCACGGCGAGGTGGGCAAGGTCGGGGTGGCGATCGACTCGATCGACGACATGCGGCTGCTCTTCCACGGCATTCCGCTGGACCGGGTCTCCACGTCGATGACGATCAACGCGCCCGGCTCCGTGCTGCTGCTGCTCTATCAGCTGGTGGCGGAGGAGAACGGGATTCCCGGCTCAATGCTGAACGGCACGATTCAGAACGACATTCTGAAGGAGTACATCGCGCGCGGCACCTACATCTTCCCGCCGAAACCGTCGTTGCGGCTGGTCGCGGACACGTTCGCGTACTGCCGCAAGGAGACGCCGAAATGGAACACGATCTCCATCTCCGGCTACCACATGGCGGAGGCCGGCGCGACGCCCGTGCAGGAGGTCGCGTTCACGCTGGCCAACGGCGTGGAATACGTGCGCGCCGCGATCGCGGCCGGCCTGGCCGTCGACGACTTCGCGCCCCGGCTGTCGTTCTTCTTCGTGGCCCGCACCACGCTGCTGGAGGAGGTCGCCAAGTTCCGCGCCGCCCGGAAGCTCTGGGCCGCGCTGATGCGGGACGAGTTCGGCGCGACCGACCCGAAGTCGCTGATGCTGCGCTTCCACACCCAGACCGCGGGCGTGCAGCTCACCGCGCAGCAGCCGGAGGTCAACCTGGTCCGGGTGGCGGTGCAGGCGCTCGGCGCGGTGCTGGGCGGCACCCAGTCGCTGCACACCAACTCCTACGACGAGGCGATCGCGCTGCCCACCGAGAAGGCGGCCCGGCTCGCGCTGCGTACCCAGCAGGTGCTCGCGTACGAGACCGACCTGACCGCGACCGTGGACCCGTTCGCCGGGTCGTACGTGGTGGAGGCGATGACGGACGAGATCGAGCGCGGCGCCCGCGAGCTGATCGACCGGGTCTTCGCGTTCGGCTCCTCGGTCGCCGCGATCGAGGCCGGCTTCCAGAAGCGGGAGATCGAGTCGTCCGCCTACCGGACCGCGCAGGAGATCGACGCCGGCGACCGCGTGGTGGTCGGCGTCAACCGGTTCGCCACCGACACCGACGAGCCCTACGAGCCGCTGCGGGTGGACCCGTCGATCGAGGCCGCGCAGGCCGCGCGCCTGGAGCGGCTGCGGGCGGACCGGGACGGTGACGCGGTCACGTCCGCGCTGTCGAGCTTGCGTGATGCCGCGGCCGGGACCGTGAGTGTCCTCTATCCGATGCGGGAGGCGTTGCGCGCGCGAGCGACCGTCGGTGAGGTCTGCCATGCGCTGCGCGACGTCTGGGGGACGTATCGCCCGTCCGAGACGTTCTGA
- a CDS encoding serine/threonine-protein kinase, translating into MTQIPTWNSPSVGPTGGRAVPGATIGGRYSLRTAVGHGGMGTVWRASDTLLRRDVAVKEVVLPPGLAPSDRDQMYERTLREARAAAALQHPAVVQVYDVVHEGGRPWIVMELLDARSLADMIIEDGPLAPRAVAKIGIALLGALEVAHAAGVLHRDVKPANVLIAADGRCVLTDFGVARMPTDVQLTTPGMVLGSPHFISPERAMGQDFGPPSDLFSLGVTLFTAVEGRPPFDKGDPIETMHSVVEDPPLQPVRAGSLANVLLGLLEKDPARRMDVNTARRLLRELLSGPLASNVPPHMATDPYAVVPAQRPRQNPNAPMSPAPQAPPKPPPSGAIGGAAMLAPGESLTDRLRAIQSGEQSGGASPVSPATYGGMQAGPPPMGAPWQPHNDTTAPIPPHVSYPQHHPGMAPTGPMPSMSVSQSGGVYGGSAGSSRGAGPLDSAKRFGAQAASTVKSWPRRTQAIAAAGTAAALILVIVLFNLGGGAEEPTPGPIAGNQTTTSEPPAPTIEVEQYANRGISVDVPAGWKVDDSEQRVYVDFTDPEDKGRRLRITVENGGDLEKFVTAAEGFLEKNATSCPKPYTQVQRTPAEMSGTEAIELEYTCGAGDAGRHGIRRFVSAGGKVYSFFLTTTEARFQESKPIYDQTVQTFTLTAS; encoded by the coding sequence GTGACACAGATTCCGACGTGGAACAGCCCTTCTGTCGGCCCGACCGGAGGCCGCGCCGTCCCCGGCGCGACCATCGGCGGCAGGTACAGCCTGCGCACCGCGGTGGGCCACGGCGGCATGGGCACAGTGTGGCGGGCGTCCGACACGCTGCTGCGCCGCGACGTCGCGGTCAAGGAGGTCGTCCTGCCGCCGGGGCTCGCCCCCAGCGACCGGGATCAGATGTACGAGCGGACGCTGCGCGAGGCCCGCGCCGCCGCCGCGCTTCAGCACCCCGCGGTCGTCCAGGTCTACGACGTCGTCCACGAGGGCGGCCGCCCGTGGATCGTGATGGAGCTGCTGGACGCGCGCTCGCTGGCCGACATGATCATCGAGGACGGCCCGCTGGCGCCGCGCGCGGTGGCCAAGATCGGCATCGCGCTGCTCGGCGCGCTGGAGGTCGCGCACGCGGCCGGCGTGCTGCACCGCGACGTGAAGCCGGCGAACGTGCTGATCGCCGCGGACGGCCGGTGCGTGCTCACCGACTTCGGCGTCGCCCGCATGCCCACGGACGTGCAGCTCACCACGCCCGGCATGGTGCTCGGCTCGCCGCACTTCATCTCGCCGGAACGGGCCATGGGCCAGGACTTCGGGCCGCCCAGCGACCTGTTCTCGCTCGGTGTGACACTCTTCACAGCGGTCGAGGGTCGCCCGCCGTTCGACAAGGGCGACCCGATCGAGACCATGCACTCGGTCGTCGAGGACCCGCCGCTGCAGCCGGTCCGCGCCGGCTCCCTGGCGAACGTGCTGCTCGGCCTGCTGGAGAAGGACCCGGCCCGGCGGATGGACGTCAACACCGCCCGCCGGCTGCTCCGCGAGCTGCTCTCCGGCCCGCTGGCCAGCAACGTGCCCCCGCACATGGCCACGGACCCGTACGCGGTGGTTCCCGCCCAGCGCCCCCGGCAGAACCCGAACGCGCCGATGTCCCCCGCGCCGCAGGCTCCGCCGAAGCCGCCGCCGAGCGGTGCGATCGGCGGCGCGGCGATGCTGGCGCCGGGCGAGTCGCTGACCGACCGGCTCCGCGCGATCCAGTCCGGCGAGCAGTCCGGCGGCGCCTCCCCGGTCTCCCCGGCGACGTACGGCGGCATGCAGGCCGGCCCGCCGCCGATGGGCGCCCCGTGGCAGCCGCACAACGACACCACCGCGCCGATCCCGCCGCACGTCAGTTACCCGCAGCACCACCCGGGCATGGCGCCCACCGGGCCGATGCCGTCGATGTCCGTCTCGCAGAGTGGCGGCGTCTACGGCGGCTCCGCCGGCTCGTCGCGCGGCGCCGGTCCGCTCGACTCCGCGAAGCGGTTCGGCGCGCAGGCGGCCAGCACGGTCAAGTCGTGGCCGCGCCGCACCCAGGCGATCGCGGCGGCCGGCACCGCGGCCGCGCTGATCCTGGTCATCGTGCTGTTCAACCTGGGTGGCGGCGCCGAGGAGCCGACGCCCGGCCCGATCGCGGGCAATCAGACCACCACGTCCGAGCCGCCCGCGCCGACGATCGAGGTCGAGCAGTACGCGAACCGCGGCATCTCGGTCGACGTGCCGGCCGGGTGGAAGGTCGACGACTCGGAGCAGCGCGTCTACGTCGACTTCACCGACCCGGAGGACAAGGGCCGGCGGCTGCGCATCACCGTGGAGAACGGCGGCGACCTGGAGAAGTTCGTCACCGCGGCCGAGGGGTTCCTGGAGAAGAACGCCACCTCCTGCCCCAAGCCGTACACGCAGGTCCAGCGCACCCCGGCGGAGATGTCCGGTACGGAGGCGATCGAGCTGGAGTACACCTGCGGCGCCGGTGACGCCGGCCGGCACGGCATCCGGCGGTTCGTCTCGGCCGGTGGCAAGGTCTACTCGTTCTTCCTGACCACCACCGAGGCCCGGTTCCAGGAGAGCAAGCCCATCTACGACCAGACCGTGCAGACGTTCACGCTGACCGCCTCCTGA
- a CDS encoding acyl carrier protein, with the protein MPPLDRLREVFRASLELPADADVDDLEYRGIEKWDSLAHMALVAALEQAFDVMIDTEDVLAISSFTAARKVLERQGVDFD; encoded by the coding sequence TTGCCACCCCTGGACCGCCTGCGCGAGGTGTTTCGCGCGTCGCTCGAACTCCCGGCCGACGCCGACGTCGACGACCTGGAGTACCGAGGCATCGAGAAGTGGGACTCGCTCGCGCACATGGCCCTGGTCGCCGCGCTGGAGCAGGCCTTCGACGTCATGATCGACACCGAGGACGTGCTGGCGATCAGCTCGTTCACGGCGGCCCGCAAGGTGCTGGAGCGCCAGGGGGTCGACTTTGACTAG
- a CDS encoding SDR family NAD(P)-dependent oxidoreductase, with amino-acid sequence MTSRVALVTGASRGIGRAVANRLAADGHTLCLHASRAENVDFPGALAVGGDVADADAMKAMAREIFTVHRRLDALVINAGTHDAAMLGAMPAAAVDRLFAVNAAGAAHTLQASISLLRRGDRPAVVLVSSIMGTAGAAGQAVYGATKAAVAGLARAAAKELGPLGIRVNAVAPGFVDTDMLASLDETARKERIAATALGRLGTPDDVAAAVAFLLGPDAAFVTGQVLGVDGGLTV; translated from the coding sequence TTGACTAGCCGCGTCGCGCTGGTCACCGGCGCGTCCCGCGGCATCGGCCGGGCCGTCGCGAACCGCCTGGCCGCGGACGGCCACACGCTCTGCTTACACGCCAGCAGAGCGGAGAACGTGGACTTTCCCGGCGCGCTCGCGGTCGGCGGTGACGTCGCGGACGCGGACGCGATGAAGGCGATGGCCCGGGAGATCTTCACGGTGCACCGCCGCCTCGACGCGCTGGTGATCAACGCGGGTACGCACGACGCCGCGATGCTCGGCGCGATGCCGGCCGCGGCCGTGGACCGGCTCTTCGCGGTCAACGCGGCCGGCGCCGCCCACACGCTGCAGGCCTCGATCAGCCTGCTGCGCCGTGGCGACCGGCCGGCCGTCGTGCTGGTCTCCTCCATCATGGGTACGGCCGGAGCCGCCGGCCAGGCCGTCTACGGCGCCACCAAGGCCGCGGTCGCCGGGCTGGCCCGCGCCGCCGCCAAGGAGCTCGGGCCGCTCGGCATCCGGGTCAACGCGGTCGCGCCCGGCTTCGTCGACACGGACATGCTGGCCAGCCTGGACGAGACCGCGCGCAAGGAGCGGATCGCCGCCACCGCGCTCGGCCGGCTCGGCACCCCGGACGACGTCGCCGCGGCCGTCGCGTTCCTGCTCGGCCCGGACGCCGCCTTCGTCACCGGCCAGGTGCTGGGCGTGGACGGCGGGCTGACGGTATGA
- the pseB gene encoding UDP-N-acetylglucosamine 4,6-dehydratase (inverting) — protein MLAGSAILITGGTGSLGKAFLRYALDHLNPKRLVVFSRDELKQYETRQLMGDDPRLRWFIGDVRDRERLTRAMHGVDFVVHAAALKQVDTAEYNPFEFVRTNVYGSQNVVEAAIDCGVKKVVALSTDKASSPINLYGATKLTADKIFISANHYAANHPTRFAVVRYGNVVGSRGSVVPFFRRLHAEGRSLPITDKRMTRFWITIDQAVRFVSTSFDLMNGGELYVPRIPSMRILDLANAVAPDVSTYEIGIRPGEKLHEEMISLDDASRTLRLPDRYVVQPTIASWGYTPPADAEPVADDFVYRSDTNDLWLSIDELRDMIGTGS, from the coding sequence GTGCTGGCCGGGTCGGCAATCCTGATCACCGGGGGTACGGGCTCGCTGGGCAAGGCGTTCCTGCGCTACGCCCTCGACCACCTGAACCCGAAGCGGCTCGTGGTGTTCTCCCGCGACGAGCTCAAGCAGTACGAGACGCGTCAGCTGATGGGCGACGACCCGCGCCTGCGCTGGTTCATCGGCGACGTGCGCGACCGCGAGCGGCTCACCCGCGCGATGCACGGCGTCGACTTCGTGGTGCACGCGGCCGCGCTCAAGCAGGTCGACACCGCGGAGTACAACCCGTTCGAGTTCGTCCGCACCAACGTCTACGGCTCGCAGAACGTGGTCGAGGCCGCGATCGACTGCGGCGTCAAGAAGGTCGTGGCGCTCTCCACGGACAAGGCCTCCAGCCCGATCAACCTGTACGGCGCCACCAAGCTGACCGCCGACAAGATCTTCATCTCGGCGAACCACTACGCGGCCAACCATCCGACCCGCTTCGCGGTGGTCCGCTACGGCAACGTGGTCGGCAGCCGCGGCTCGGTGGTCCCGTTCTTCCGCAGGCTGCACGCGGAGGGGCGCAGCCTGCCGATCACGGACAAGCGGATGACCCGCTTCTGGATCACGATCGACCAGGCGGTCCGCTTCGTCTCCACGTCGTTCGACCTGATGAACGGCGGCGAGCTCTACGTGCCGCGGATCCCGTCGATGCGCATCCTCGACCTCGCCAACGCGGTCGCGCCGGACGTCTCCACGTACGAGATCGGCATCCGCCCCGGCGAGAAGCTGCACGAGGAGATGATCTCGCTGGACGACGCCTCCCGAACGCTGCGCCTGCCCGACCGGTACGTGGTCCAGCCGACCATCGCCAGCTGGGGCTACACGCCGCCGGCGGACGCCGAGCCGGTC
- a CDS encoding CAP domain-containing protein → MRNLLRSAALTAVTAALVIGGTATTATAAVTPATTLETQVIAQTNTERAKAGCKKLTVSPALTTAARGHSSDQAKHGYFSHTGRNGSTFTARVKTAGYAPAVGENIAWGYSDTTGVMTGWMNSPGHRKNILNCKAVKIGVGVARDTKGTIYWTQEFGG, encoded by the coding sequence TTGCGCAACCTGCTCCGCTCCGCCGCCCTGACCGCCGTCACCGCCGCCCTCGTGATCGGTGGCACCGCCACCACCGCGACCGCCGCCGTGACCCCGGCCACCACGCTGGAGACGCAGGTCATCGCACAGACCAACACCGAACGCGCCAAGGCCGGCTGCAAGAAGCTCACCGTCTCCCCCGCACTGACCACAGCCGCCCGCGGACACTCCTCCGACCAGGCCAAGCACGGCTACTTCTCCCACACCGGCCGCAACGGCTCCACCTTCACCGCCCGCGTCAAGACCGCCGGCTACGCCCCCGCCGTCGGCGAGAACATCGCCTGGGGCTACAGCGACACCACCGGCGTCATGACCGGCTGGATGAACAGCCCCGGCCACCGCAAGAACATCCTCAACTGCAAGGCCGTCAAGATCGGCGTCGGCGTCGCCCGCGACACCAAGGGCACCATCTACTGGACCCAGGAATTCGGCGGCTGA
- a CDS encoding phospho-sugar mutase — MSNSLIAQAEAWIADDPDPITRDELRSVLGDPAELADRFAGPLTFGTAGLRGPLRAGPNGMNLAVVTGAAAGLVRWLAAQDATGPLVIGYDARHGSRAFAERTARVATGAGREALLLPRPLPTPVLAFAVRRLGAAAGVMVTASHNPPQDNGYKVYLGNGLGGLLGDGAQIVPPADAGISAAIRAVGPLASVPLGPPGTVLAEEIVTDYVTAAASIVSGSPELTVAYTPMHGVGGPVLAAAFEAAGFGAPIVVPEQAAPDPDFPTVAFPNPEEPGATDLLLALAASTGADLAIANDPDADRCAVAVPVPGGAWRMLRGDELGALLADALIRSGTDGLFATTIVSSSLLRALCTARGRAYDETLTGFKWIVRATGGELAFGYEEALGYCVAPTLVRDKDGITAALLTASLALSLKQEGRTLADRLDELAAEFGVHATDQLSVRVDDLAEIATMMAALRAATPATLLGEPLTAAEDLLPDADVLILRTASARVVVRPSGTEPKLKAYLEVVEPVGDAPIPAARDRASAALASLHSEVAAALGVG, encoded by the coding sequence ATGAGCAACTCGCTGATCGCACAGGCCGAGGCGTGGATCGCGGACGACCCCGATCCGATCACCCGGGACGAGCTGCGATCCGTGCTGGGCGACCCGGCCGAGCTGGCCGACCGCTTCGCCGGGCCGCTCACGTTCGGCACCGCCGGGCTGCGCGGGCCGCTGCGCGCCGGGCCGAACGGGATGAACCTCGCGGTCGTCACCGGCGCCGCCGCCGGCCTGGTCCGCTGGCTCGCCGCGCAGGACGCGACCGGCCCGCTGGTGATCGGCTACGACGCGCGCCACGGCTCCCGGGCGTTCGCGGAGCGCACCGCGCGGGTCGCCACCGGTGCCGGCCGGGAGGCGCTGCTGCTGCCCCGCCCGCTGCCCACGCCGGTGCTCGCGTTCGCGGTGCGGCGGCTCGGCGCGGCCGCCGGCGTGATGGTCACCGCCAGTCACAACCCGCCGCAGGACAACGGCTACAAGGTCTACCTGGGCAACGGGCTGGGCGGGCTGCTCGGCGACGGCGCGCAGATCGTGCCGCCGGCCGACGCGGGCATCTCCGCCGCGATCCGCGCCGTCGGACCGCTGGCCTCCGTGCCGCTGGGACCGCCCGGCACGGTGCTGGCCGAGGAGATCGTGACGGACTACGTGACCGCCGCGGCGTCGATCGTGTCCGGTTCGCCCGAGCTGACGGTCGCGTACACCCCGATGCACGGCGTCGGCGGGCCGGTGCTGGCCGCCGCGTTCGAGGCCGCCGGGTTCGGCGCACCGATCGTGGTGCCGGAGCAGGCCGCACCGGACCCGGACTTCCCGACCGTCGCGTTCCCGAACCCGGAGGAACCCGGCGCCACCGACCTGCTGCTGGCGCTGGCCGCGTCCACCGGCGCGGACCTGGCGATCGCGAACGACCCGGACGCGGACCGGTGCGCGGTCGCGGTGCCGGTCCCCGGCGGTGCCTGGCGCATGCTCCGCGGCGACGAGCTGGGCGCGCTCCTCGCGGACGCGCTGATCCGGAGCGGCACCGACGGCCTGTTCGCCACCACGATCGTCTCGTCGTCGCTGCTGCGCGCGCTGTGCACGGCCCGGGGCCGTGCCTACGACGAGACGCTGACCGGCTTCAAATGGATCGTGCGGGCCACCGGCGGCGAGCTGGCCTTCGGATACGAGGAGGCGCTCGGCTACTGCGTGGCGCCCACGCTGGTCCGCGACAAGGACGGCATCACGGCCGCGCTGCTGACCGCGTCGCTGGCGCTCTCGCTGAAGCAGGAGGGCCGCACGCTCGCCGACCGCCTCGACGAGCTGGCCGCCGAGTTCGGCGTGCACGCCACCGACCAGCTCTCGGTCCGCGTCGACGACCTCGCCGAGATCGCCACCATGATGGCCGCGCTCCGCGCCGCCACCCCGGCCACGCTGCTCGGCGAGCCGCTGACCGCGGCCGAGGACCTGCTCCCCGACGCCGACGTGCTCATCCTCCGCACCGCCTCGGCCCGCGTCGTGGTCCGCCCGTCCGGCACCGAGCCCAAACTCAAGGCCTACCTCGAGGTCGTCGAGCCGGTCGGCGACGCCCCGATCCCGGCCGCCCGCGACCGCGCCTCAGCGGCCCTTGCCTCACTCCATTCGGAGGTGGCGGCCGCCTTAGGCGTCGGCTAA